One window from the genome of Gavia stellata isolate bGavSte3 chromosome 10, bGavSte3.hap2, whole genome shotgun sequence encodes:
- the EEIG2 gene encoding EEIG family member 2, translating into MAFIMMKKKKFKFRVELELDELSSVPFVNGILFCKVRLLDGGSFSGESSREVVQANCVRWKKKFLFMCKISASATTGILDTCICRVSVRKELKGGKAYAKLGFADLNLAEFAGSGNTTRRCLLEGYDTKNTRQDNSILKVLINMQLMSGDPCFKTPPSTAMSIAIAGESESLHEDRKGRENLKVVHLGLADVSSKSASVPDELGACGHSRTSSYASQQSKLSGYSTCHSRSSSLSELCHRRNTSAGSTSTGIGSILEPCEETEPKVTEANIDTSVKDAPSEKFCRHPVKQDSVESQLKRVDATRVDADDIVEKILQSQDFSLDSSAEEEGLRLFVGPGGSTSFGSHHLPNRVGSGAYEQVVIKR; encoded by the exons ATGGCCTTCAtcatgatgaagaagaagaagttcAAGTTCCGcgtggagctggagctggacgAGCTCTCCTCCGTGCCCTTCGTCAACGGCATCCTCTTCTGCAAGGTGCGGCTGCTGGACGGGGGCAGCTTCAGCGGGGAGTCCTCCCG GGAGGTAGTACAGGCAAACTGTGTCCGCTGGAAGAAAAAGTTCTTATTTATGTGTAAAATCAGTGCCAGTGCCACAACAGGGATTCTGGATACTTGCATTTGCAGGGTGTCTGTACGGAAG gAGTTAAAAGGAGGAAAGGCATATGCAAAG CTGGGATTTGCAGATCTAAATCTAGCAGAGTTTGCTGGATCGGGAAATACCACTCGTCGCTGTTTACTGGAAGGTTATGATACCAAAAATACAAGACAGGATAACTCCATTCTCAAA gTTTTGATCAACATGCAGCTAATGTCTGGAGACCCATGCTTTAAAAC GCCTCCTTCCACAGCAATGTCTATAGCAATTGCTGGAGAATCAGAATCTTTGCATGAAgacaggaaaggcagagaaaactTAAAAGTAGTACATCTGGGCCTAGCAG ATGTCTCATCAAAGAGTGCCTCAGTCCCAGATGAACTTGGTGCATGTGGACATTCCAGAACATCAAGCTATGCAAGTCAGCAGTCAAAACTGTCAG GATATAGCACGTGTCACTCTAGATCATCCAGTCTGTCTGAACTCTGCCACAGGAGAAACACGTCAGCAGGTAGCACTTCAACAGGAATTGGAAGTATTCTAGAGCCATGTGAAGAGACTGAGCCAAAAGTAACCGAAGCTAATATTGATACATCTGTTAAAGATGCACCATCAGAAAAATTCTGCAG ACATCCTGTAAAGCAAGACTCTGTGGAGTCACAGCTGAAGAGGGTTGATGCTACCAGAGTTGATGCTGATGATATAGTTGAAAAAATACTCCAGAGTCAAGACTTCAGTTTAGACTCAAGTGCAGAAG AAGAAGGTTTAAGATTATTTGTGGGCCCTGGTGGAAGCACTTCTTTTGGAAGCCATCATCTACCTAACAG AGTAGGATCTGGAGCATATGAGCAGGTGGTGATAAAACGCTAG